The following coding sequences lie in one Verrucomicrobiia bacterium genomic window:
- a CDS encoding DUF362 domain-containing protein, which translates to MIPSPEPIPDPAPSGPLPPPPGIRPALVAAQRGPAHYRDPRAIRALVEAALASLDLPDDFVRPGDRVVLKPNWVKEHDERRPGPDAWEHVVTHPAVIEAVLRWVAPRLRGSGSIVVCDAPQTDSSFATLRHYCQLDDLVSRARADHPGLAIDLLDLRPEEWHAVDGVTVSKTSLPGDPLGSTRVALNEASEFVGFHGCGRLYGASFNMEETNAHHAGVLHEYLLCRTPMDADVLINLPKLKTHKKVGITCALKNLVGINANKNWLPHHTEGTPAQGGDQFPAHTAKARLEHAWMGAAKRFLKNRPRLSRLFVPLKKAGRLVFGNTQAVVRSGNWHGNDTCWRMVLDLNKCLFLHTGSGEPRSHPLRYLAVVDGIVGGQGNGPMAPDPAPAGTVLAGTHPLAVDCVAATLMGFDWPRLRLLERAFHLRPPTFVPFAPAELRVVSPHPPWNRPLDTLSDTFAFEPHFGWLGAIESRAAPFPRPRPPR; encoded by the coding sequence TTGATTCCATCGCCAGAACCCATTCCCGATCCCGCGCCCTCAGGCCCTCTCCCGCCCCCGCCCGGCATCCGCCCCGCCCTCGTTGCCGCCCAACGCGGCCCCGCCCATTACCGGGATCCCCGCGCCATCCGCGCCCTCGTGGAGGCCGCGCTCGCCTCCCTGGATCTCCCCGATGACTTCGTCCGACCCGGCGACCGCGTCGTCCTCAAACCCAACTGGGTCAAGGAACACGACGAACGCCGCCCCGGTCCCGATGCCTGGGAACACGTCGTCACCCACCCCGCCGTCATCGAAGCCGTCCTTCGCTGGGTCGCCCCGCGCCTTCGCGGTTCCGGCTCGATCGTCGTCTGCGATGCGCCCCAGACCGATTCCTCCTTCGCCACCCTCCGCCACTACTGCCAGTTGGACGATCTGGTCTCCCGCGCCCGCGCCGATCACCCGGGCCTCGCCATCGATCTCCTCGACCTGCGACCCGAGGAATGGCACGCCGTCGATGGGGTCACCGTCTCGAAGACCTCCCTCCCCGGCGATCCCTTGGGCAGCACCCGCGTCGCCCTCAACGAAGCCAGCGAGTTCGTCGGGTTCCATGGCTGCGGCCGCCTCTACGGCGCCAGCTTCAATATGGAGGAAACCAACGCCCACCACGCCGGCGTCCTCCACGAGTATCTCCTCTGCCGCACCCCCATGGACGCCGATGTCCTCATCAACCTGCCCAAGCTCAAAACCCACAAGAAGGTCGGCATCACCTGCGCCCTCAAAAACCTCGTCGGCATCAACGCCAACAAGAACTGGCTCCCCCACCACACCGAAGGCACCCCCGCCCAGGGCGGTGACCAGTTCCCCGCCCACACCGCCAAGGCCCGCCTCGAACATGCCTGGATGGGCGCCGCCAAACGCTTCCTCAAAAACCGCCCGCGCCTGTCCCGCCTCTTCGTTCCCCTGAAAAAGGCCGGACGCCTCGTCTTCGGCAACACCCAGGCCGTCGTCCGCTCCGGCAATTGGCACGGCAATGACACCTGCTGGCGCATGGTCCTCGACCTCAACAAGTGCCTCTTCCTCCACACCGGCTCCGGCGAACCCCGCTCCCATCCCCTCCGCTACCTCGCCGTCGTCGATGGCATCGTCGGCGGCCAGGGCAATGGCCCCATGGCCCCCGATCCAGCCCCCGCCGGCACCGTCCTCGCCGGCACCCACCCGCTCGCCGTCGATTGCGTCGCCGCCACCCTCATGGGCTTCGACTGGCCCCGCCTCCGCCTCCTCGAACGCGCCTTCCACCTTCGCCCCCCCACCTTCGTCCCCTTTGCCCCCGCCGAACTGCGCGTGGTCTCCCCCCACCCGCCCTGGAACCGTCCCCTCGACACCCTTTCCGATACCTTCGCCTTCGAACCCCACTTCGGATGGCTCGGCGCCATCGAGTCCCGCGCCGCGCCCTTCCCCAGACCCCGCCCACCAAGATGA
- a CDS encoding PAS domain-containing protein, translating to MNPNRSIARTQAPPPARSHRPHRNAARLTLHVRVAETARLERANRLLRVLLDTQKQVPIASSPDSFLRETCRLLVASGVFRLASIATLHPTGSPSLQPVAHAGFLASPPEPSPPQPVPVPQPPHPLALALARNLPHAVPDLAPLRFLPPWNSLPFPAPPSPATLVPLAADARPPFALLCLAHTSPDPLDPDTLALLTELARDVVAGADTIRRDLARSHAVAELHASEERLRLALWAANQGLFDLNLKTGEAIVTPEYATMLGYDPADFRETNDRWLQRLHPDDRESVRATFLDYLAGRIPTYQVEFRQRTRSGDWKWILSLGKLVERDAEGRPLRMLGTHTDISARKQTEAALHAADQALRASEERFRHLNAELEERVGQRTAQLEAALAELDAFAYSISHDLRAPLRAIVGYAGILAEDHGPQLDPKAASLLDVVRNEARRLGQMVDDLLRFSRLGRQPLTRIAVDMNPLVQAALRELAPHLATRQVALQLSQLPGAVGDPSLLRHVWINLLDNALKFSRHQPRAEIHVSGFIRDGFATYSVRDNGAGFPMAHAHKLFNVFQRLHAADEFEGTGVGLALVHRIVQRHGGRIWAEAQPDHGALFHFSLPTHPPDATA from the coding sequence ATGAACCCCAACCGCTCCATCGCCCGGACCCAGGCCCCCCCCCCCGCCCGAAGTCACCGGCCCCACCGGAACGCCGCCCGCCTCACCCTCCACGTCCGCGTCGCCGAAACCGCCCGCCTCGAACGCGCCAACCGCCTCCTCCGGGTCCTCCTCGATACCCAGAAGCAGGTCCCCATCGCCTCCTCCCCCGACTCCTTCCTCCGCGAAACCTGCCGGCTCCTTGTCGCCTCCGGCGTCTTCCGCCTCGCTTCCATCGCCACCCTTCACCCCACCGGTTCCCCCTCCCTTCAACCCGTCGCCCACGCCGGCTTCCTCGCCTCCCCCCCGGAACCCTCACCTCCCCAACCCGTCCCCGTCCCCCAGCCTCCCCATCCCCTCGCCCTTGCCCTCGCCCGAAACCTTCCCCACGCCGTCCCCGATCTCGCTCCCCTCCGCTTCCTGCCCCCCTGGAATTCCCTCCCCTTTCCCGCCCCCCCCTCCCCCGCCACGCTCGTTCCCCTCGCCGCCGATGCCCGGCCCCCCTTCGCCCTCCTCTGCCTCGCCCACACCTCCCCGGACCCCCTCGACCCCGACACCCTCGCCCTCCTCACGGAACTCGCCCGCGATGTCGTCGCCGGTGCCGATACCATCCGCCGCGACCTCGCCCGCAGCCACGCCGTCGCCGAACTCCACGCCAGCGAGGAACGTCTCCGCCTCGCCCTCTGGGCCGCCAATCAGGGCCTCTTCGATCTCAATCTCAAAACGGGCGAGGCCATCGTCACCCCCGAGTACGCCACCATGCTCGGCTATGACCCCGCCGACTTCCGCGAAACCAACGACCGCTGGCTCCAACGCCTCCACCCCGACGACCGCGAATCCGTCCGCGCCACGTTCCTCGACTACCTCGCCGGCCGCATCCCCACCTACCAGGTCGAGTTCCGCCAACGAACCCGCTCCGGCGACTGGAAATGGATCCTGTCCCTCGGAAAACTCGTCGAACGCGACGCCGAAGGCCGCCCGCTCCGCATGCTCGGCACCCACACCGACATCAGCGCACGCAAGCAAACCGAGGCCGCCCTCCACGCCGCCGATCAGGCCCTCCGCGCCAGCGAAGAGCGCTTCCGCCACCTCAATGCCGAACTCGAAGAACGGGTCGGCCAGCGCACCGCCCAGCTCGAAGCCGCCCTCGCCGAACTCGACGCCTTCGCCTACTCCATCTCCCATGATCTCCGTGCCCCCCTCCGCGCCATCGTCGGGTACGCCGGGATCCTCGCCGAAGATCACGGTCCCCAACTCGACCCCAAAGCCGCCTCCCTCCTCGATGTCGTCCGCAACGAGGCCAGACGCCTCGGCCAGATGGTGGATGACCTCCTCCGCTTCTCCCGCCTCGGCCGCCAACCCCTGACCCGCATCGCCGTGGACATGAACCCCCTCGTCCAGGCCGCCCTCCGCGAACTCGCCCCCCACCTCGCCACCCGTCAGGTCGCCCTCCAGCTCTCCCAACTCCCCGGCGCCGTCGGCGATCCCTCCCTCCTCCGCCACGTCTGGATCAACCTCCTCGACAACGCCCTCAAGTTCAGCCGCCACCAGCCCCGCGCCGAAATTCACGTTTCCGGCTTCATCCGCGACGGATTCGCCACCTACTCCGTCCGGGACAACGGCGCCGGCTTCCCCATGGCGCATGCCCACAAGCTCTTCAACGTCTTCCAACGCCTCCACGCCGCCGACGAATTCGAAGGCACCGGCGTCGGCCTCGCCCTCGTCCATCGCATCGTCCAGCGCCACGGCGGCCGCATCTGGGCCGAAGCCCAACCCGACCACGGCGCCCTCTTCCATTTCTCCCTCCCCACCCACCCTCCGGACGCCACCGCCTGA
- a CDS encoding PAS domain S-box protein, with product MPLDPTSPRTLRVLLIEDSEPDAGLVLHEIRRHGYRVHHQRVSDAAALQVALSAQIWDLILADYCLPRFTGLQALEIVKAQGRDIPFILVSGNIGEDVAVGAIKAGAHDYLLKDRLARLGSAIERELREAEARRSRRQTEDQLRKLSQAVEQGPAVVCITDPAGTIEYVNPRFTEVTGYTPPEVVGQSARLLKSGRCTRAEYELLWDTISRGETWRGNFLNRRRDGSQYWESATIAPIRDASGIITHYLKLAEDITSQKAAEQRIREQAELLDHASDAIHVRTLDHVIRYWNLAAGAIYGWQPGEVLGRKYTDIHPHDSQFVSAQAALLEHGGWSGEMKHPTQSGKVIDVFCRWTLVHGEPGHPASILAIHTDVTEKKQIESQYLRAQRLESLGSLAGGIAHDLNNILSPILLAAPLLRESVTNPDDRRMLDTVASNARRGAEIVKQILTFARGVPGERLPVQPKYLIEQTLQMVHSTFPKQIRVTHRTPNDLWPMLADATQIQQVLVNLCINARDAMPRGGTLSITATNVTLDETYAARTPGAQPGPHVCLRVGDTGCGIPDDVLDSIFEPFFTTKPPHQGTGLGLSTVLGIVRSHGGFINVDTLPNRGSTFEVYLPARPSSTAVAPRNDETPAPRGGNERVLVVDDESPLRDGLQRVLERHGYRVLTAADGAEAISLLAQHRASLHAVVSDLIMPGLHGPELVRAALQIAPDLPFLGMTGASERDGFQALQHLPLAALLTKPFPAERLLAALHQALHGAKGAPTPSHTPVAPPTPPAPTPSPAATTTASPTPAPPAPTPVPPPPDTDRTAGAPTTPAAPPPSTPA from the coding sequence ATGCCCCTCGACCCCACGTCGCCTCGCACCCTCCGCGTCCTGCTCATCGAGGACTCCGAACCGGACGCCGGCCTCGTCCTCCACGAAATCCGCCGCCACGGCTATCGCGTTCATCACCAGCGCGTCTCCGACGCCGCCGCCCTTCAGGTCGCCCTCTCCGCCCAGATCTGGGACCTCATCCTCGCCGATTACTGCCTCCCCCGCTTCACCGGCCTCCAGGCCCTCGAAATCGTCAAGGCCCAGGGTCGTGACATCCCCTTCATTCTCGTCTCCGGCAATATCGGCGAAGATGTCGCCGTCGGCGCCATCAAGGCCGGTGCCCACGACTACCTCCTCAAGGACCGCCTCGCCCGCCTCGGCTCCGCCATCGAACGCGAACTGCGCGAGGCCGAGGCCCGCCGCTCCCGCCGCCAGACCGAAGACCAGCTCCGCAAACTCTCCCAGGCCGTCGAACAAGGCCCCGCCGTCGTCTGTATCACCGACCCCGCCGGCACCATCGAATACGTCAATCCCCGCTTCACCGAAGTCACCGGCTACACCCCCCCCGAGGTCGTCGGCCAGTCCGCCCGCCTCCTCAAATCCGGCCGCTGCACCCGTGCCGAATACGAACTGCTCTGGGACACCATCTCCCGCGGCGAAACCTGGCGCGGCAATTTCCTCAACCGCCGCCGCGATGGCTCCCAGTACTGGGAAAGCGCCACCATCGCCCCCATCCGCGATGCCTCCGGCATCATCACCCACTACCTCAAACTCGCCGAGGACATCACCAGCCAGAAGGCCGCCGAGCAGCGCATCCGCGAACAGGCCGAACTCCTCGACCACGCCAGCGATGCCATCCACGTCCGCACCCTCGATCACGTCATCCGCTACTGGAACCTCGCCGCCGGCGCCATCTACGGCTGGCAGCCCGGCGAGGTCCTCGGCCGCAAATACACCGACATCCATCCCCACGATTCCCAGTTCGTCAGCGCCCAGGCCGCCCTCCTCGAACACGGCGGCTGGTCCGGCGAAATGAAACACCCCACCCAGTCCGGCAAGGTCATCGATGTCTTCTGCCGCTGGACCCTCGTCCACGGCGAACCCGGCCATCCCGCCTCCATCCTCGCCATCCATACCGACGTCACCGAAAAGAAACAGATCGAGTCCCAATACCTCCGCGCCCAGCGCCTCGAAAGCCTCGGCTCCCTCGCCGGCGGTATCGCCCATGACCTGAACAACATCCTCAGCCCCATCCTCCTCGCCGCCCCCCTCCTCCGCGAATCGGTCACCAACCCCGACGACCGCCGCATGCTCGATACCGTCGCCTCCAACGCCCGACGCGGCGCCGAAATCGTCAAGCAGATCCTCACCTTCGCCCGCGGTGTGCCCGGCGAACGCCTCCCCGTCCAGCCCAAATACCTCATCGAGCAGACCCTCCAGATGGTCCACTCGACCTTCCCCAAACAGATCCGCGTCACCCACCGGACCCCCAATGACCTCTGGCCCATGCTCGCCGATGCCACCCAGATCCAACAGGTCCTCGTCAACCTCTGCATCAATGCCCGCGATGCCATGCCCCGCGGAGGCACCCTCTCCATCACCGCCACCAACGTCACCCTCGACGAAACCTACGCCGCCCGCACCCCCGGCGCCCAACCCGGTCCCCACGTCTGCCTCCGCGTCGGCGATACCGGCTGCGGAATCCCCGATGATGTCCTCGACAGTATCTTCGAACCCTTCTTCACCACCAAACCCCCCCACCAGGGCACCGGCCTCGGACTCTCCACCGTCCTCGGCATCGTCCGCAGCCATGGCGGCTTCATCAATGTCGATACCCTCCCCAATCGCGGCAGCACCTTCGAAGTCTATCTCCCCGCCCGCCCCAGCAGCACCGCCGTCGCCCCCCGCAACGACGAAACCCCCGCCCCCCGCGGCGGCAATGAACGGGTCCTCGTCGTGGATGACGAATCCCCCCTCCGCGATGGCCTCCAACGTGTCCTCGAACGCCATGGCTACCGCGTCCTCACCGCCGCCGACGGCGCCGAGGCCATCAGTCTCCTCGCCCAGCACCGCGCCTCCCTCCATGCTGTCGTCTCCGACCTCATCATGCCCGGTCTCCACGGTCCCGAACTGGTCCGTGCCGCCCTCCAGATCGCCCCGGACCTGCCCTTCCTCGGCATGACCGGCGCCTCGGAACGCGATGGCTTCCAGGCTCTCCAGCACCTCCCCCTTGCCGCCCTCCTCACCAAACCCTTCCCGGCCGAACGCCTCCTCGCCGCCCTCCACCAGGCCCTCCATGGCGCCAAAGGCGCCCCGACCCCGTCCCACACACCCGTGGCACCCCCCACCCCTCCCGCACCTACCCCATCCCCGGCGGCCACCACCACCGCATCACCCACTCCCGCGCCCCCAGCACCCACGCCAGTGCCGCCGCCGCCAGATACGGACCGTACGGCAGGCGCGCCGACCACTCCCGCCGCCCCGCCGCCGTCAACCCCAGCGTGA
- a CDS encoding shikimate dehydrogenase, translating to MATGSSVAGDALGAGTRLCAVYGHPVRHSASPAMQNAGMAALGLDWRYGAFDVRPEALGEALAGAAAMRFVGVNLTVPHKLLALGMMAELDESAERYGAVNTVRFEGRDGGGTWRPLGEMEPEEAGEVRMRGFNTDADAIVRSLREDLGWEPGGSRVLVLGAGGAGRVAALRLAAEGVGAMWLVNRTEAKAVEVAEEIRSRMGGEAPRVLVGYPEGEIDLVLNATSVGLKAGDGLPLDTGTFSLGKARGAYDMVYRPAETPFLAAAKAAGCRTANGLGMLLYQGAAALEIWSGRTAPVEVMRRALWANVYGGGEAL from the coding sequence ATGGCGACGGGATCGAGCGTGGCTGGCGATGCATTGGGGGCGGGGACGCGGTTGTGCGCCGTGTACGGCCATCCGGTGCGGCATTCGGCGTCGCCGGCGATGCAGAATGCGGGGATGGCGGCGCTGGGTCTGGACTGGCGGTATGGGGCGTTCGATGTGCGGCCGGAGGCGCTGGGGGAGGCGCTGGCGGGGGCGGCGGCGATGCGGTTTGTGGGGGTGAATTTGACGGTGCCGCACAAGCTGCTGGCGTTGGGGATGATGGCGGAGCTGGACGAGTCGGCGGAGCGGTATGGGGCGGTGAACACGGTGCGATTTGAGGGGCGCGACGGGGGAGGGACGTGGCGACCGCTGGGGGAGATGGAGCCGGAGGAGGCCGGGGAGGTGCGGATGCGGGGTTTCAACACCGATGCGGACGCCATTGTGCGGTCCTTGCGGGAGGATCTGGGGTGGGAACCGGGGGGATCGCGGGTTCTGGTCCTGGGGGCCGGGGGGGCGGGGCGGGTGGCGGCATTGCGACTGGCGGCGGAGGGGGTGGGGGCGATGTGGCTGGTCAACCGGACGGAAGCGAAGGCGGTCGAGGTGGCGGAGGAGATCCGGTCACGGATGGGGGGGGAGGCGCCACGGGTGTTGGTGGGATATCCGGAGGGAGAGATTGACCTTGTGTTGAATGCGACCTCGGTGGGGTTGAAGGCTGGGGACGGGCTGCCGCTGGATACGGGGACATTTTCGTTGGGGAAGGCGCGGGGGGCGTACGACATGGTGTACCGGCCGGCGGAGACACCGTTTCTGGCGGCGGCGAAGGCGGCGGGTTGCCGGACGGCGAACGGGTTGGGGATGTTGTTGTACCAGGGGGCGGCGGCCTTGGAGATCTGGAGCGGGAGGACAGCCCCTGTGGAGGTGATGCGGCGGGCGTTGTGGGCGAACGTGTATGGCGGGGGGGAGGCGTTGTGA
- a CDS encoding DUF1425 domain-containing protein → MKLHSRPILALSLLAVVAFAAGCNTSRHQVNTVEPANPHYVRQPIEDKRILRDRNVSRSVAILTVIEGVTPEGLQRIGVEVQNRRTQSFRFNYRFDWFDLQGFPVNTPTATMISRQIEGGQILVLDSVAPHPHARDFRLTLQESTRDYFPRIRRE, encoded by the coding sequence ATGAAACTGCATTCCCGACCCATCCTCGCCCTGTCCCTGCTCGCCGTCGTCGCCTTCGCCGCCGGCTGCAACACCTCCAGGCACCAGGTCAATACCGTCGAACCCGCCAATCCCCACTACGTCCGCCAGCCCATCGAGGACAAACGCATCCTCCGCGATCGCAATGTCTCCCGCTCCGTCGCCATCCTCACCGTCATCGAGGGCGTCACCCCGGAAGGCCTCCAGCGCATCGGAGTCGAAGTCCAGAACAGGCGGACCCAGTCCTTCCGCTTCAACTACCGCTTCGACTGGTTCGATCTCCAGGGCTTCCCCGTCAACACCCCCACCGCCACCATGATCTCACGCCAGATTGAGGGCGGACAAATCCTCGTCCTCGACTCCGTCGCCCCCCACCCCCACGCCCGCGACTTCCGCCTCACCCTCCAGGAAAGCACCCGCGACTACTTCCCCCGCATCCGCCGGGAATAA
- a CDS encoding penicillin-binding protein activator LpoB — protein MKSLLLATLTLALVAVTQPGCTRRAQYVDASGGRVLVTLDQINIQDFSMAAEDAITDLLASGVLDRVPSSPAVMVVSRVINNTAQQVDTDLLTKKIRVALNQSGKALTMTTRGPGGTAEDELAREIAQEWRDLGLEPTPSRPPDFSLSGKIIETYTRAGNYRQAAYTFQLALTDRRGLAVWEGEKAVVKQGRRPSVGF, from the coding sequence ATGAAATCCCTCCTCCTTGCCACCCTCACCCTCGCCCTCGTCGCCGTCACCCAGCCCGGCTGCACCCGCCGCGCCCAATACGTCGATGCCAGCGGCGGTCGCGTCCTCGTCACCCTCGACCAGATCAACATCCAGGACTTCTCCATGGCCGCCGAGGACGCCATCACCGACCTCCTCGCCTCCGGTGTCCTCGATCGCGTCCCCTCCTCCCCCGCCGTCATGGTGGTCAGCCGGGTCATCAACAACACCGCCCAGCAGGTCGATACCGACCTCCTCACCAAGAAGATCCGCGTCGCCCTCAACCAGAGCGGCAAGGCCCTCACCATGACCACCCGCGGACCCGGTGGCACCGCCGAGGACGAACTGGCCCGCGAAATCGCCCAGGAATGGCGCGACCTCGGACTCGAACCCACCCCCTCCCGCCCCCCCGACTTCAGCCTCTCCGGCAAGATCATCGAGACCTACACCCGCGCCGGCAACTACCGCCAGGCCGCCTACACCTTCCAACTCGCCCTCACCGACCGCCGCGGCCTCGCCGTCTGGGAAGGTGAAAAGGCCGTGGTCAAACAGGGTCGCCGCCCCTCCGTCGGCTTCTGA
- the hypE gene encoding hydrogenase expression/formation protein HypE, with translation MAPAAFDLDCPVPLRNYPRVLLAHGGGGRLMHDLIATLFTATFANPILDRAHDAAVLDPTGPAERLAFTTDSYVVRPLFFPGGDIGSLAVHGTVNDLAMAGARPRHLSAGFIIEEGLPMETLWRVVRSMRLTADRSGVAIVTGDTKVVDAGRGDGLYLNTAGLGIIRHSLLIEPRSVVAGDAIVVSGDLGRHGMAVMAVREGLQFDSAIESDSAPVASLVLDLLDAGIELHCLRDLTRGGLAGALNEIAATAALTLRFEEASVPVRPDVRAACEILGLDVLQVACEGRFVAFVPQHDADRTVECLRRHPDGTHAARIGTVLPLPDGGVRLVGTLGVERPLPMPGGEQLPRIC, from the coding sequence ATGGCCCCTGCCGCCTTCGACCTCGACTGCCCGGTTCCCCTCCGGAATTACCCGCGCGTCCTCCTCGCCCACGGCGGCGGTGGACGCCTCATGCACGACCTCATCGCCACCCTCTTCACCGCCACCTTCGCCAACCCCATCCTCGACCGCGCCCACGACGCCGCCGTCCTCGATCCCACCGGCCCCGCCGAACGCCTCGCCTTCACCACCGATTCCTACGTCGTCCGCCCCCTGTTCTTCCCCGGGGGCGACATCGGTTCCCTCGCCGTCCACGGCACGGTCAATGACCTCGCCATGGCCGGCGCCCGTCCGCGCCACCTCAGCGCCGGCTTCATCATCGAGGAGGGACTCCCCATGGAAACCCTCTGGCGCGTCGTCCGTTCCATGCGCCTCACCGCCGACCGCTCCGGGGTCGCCATCGTCACCGGCGACACCAAGGTCGTCGATGCCGGCCGCGGCGACGGCCTCTACCTCAACACCGCCGGCCTCGGAATCATCCGCCATTCCCTCCTCATCGAACCCCGCTCCGTCGTCGCCGGCGACGCCATCGTCGTCAGCGGAGACCTCGGTCGCCACGGCATGGCCGTCATGGCCGTCCGCGAAGGACTTCAATTCGACAGCGCCATCGAAAGCGATTCCGCCCCGGTCGCCAGTCTCGTCCTCGACCTCCTCGATGCCGGGATCGAACTCCACTGCCTCCGCGACCTCACCCGCGGCGGCCTTGCCGGCGCCCTCAACGAAATCGCCGCCACCGCCGCCCTCACCCTCCGCTTCGAAGAGGCCTCCGTCCCCGTCCGCCCCGATGTCCGGGCCGCCTGCGAAATCCTCGGCCTCGACGTCCTCCAGGTCGCCTGCGAAGGGCGCTTCGTCGCCTTCGTCCCGCAACACGACGCCGACCGCACCGTGGAATGTCTGCGGCGCCATCCCGACGGCACCCACGCCGCCCGCATCGGCACCGTCCTGCCCCTCCCCGACGGCGGCGTCCGCCTCGTCGGCACTCTCGGCGTCGAACGCCCCCTCCCCATGCCCGGCGGCGAACAACTCCCCCGCATCTGCTAA
- a CDS encoding RHS repeat-associated core domain-containing protein yields MTIRLHQKFCSAATFVALSVLSLLPCLASLPLNPDMAGRPTHDWIKRDPVWNPGGGGGWVATGETRNLYDGRRVVQEPNDANTPTVTYTRGPDLSGTLEGAGGIGGLLARSNGYNPANGSWSTHHYYHADGGGNITALLNNHATSAAVEATYRYDPYGRTLSQSGAMADANTYRFSSKPFHPAIGLYDYGFRFYDPMLQRWINRDPIGESLLILASQGNGSRAVPAELVIGSNLFQFTGSDPVNHVDTDGRIIVPTLIVGAAILTGWGLWELADAIRNAQRSAENASQNRERQNDAIADPLTAYCPTKNQAVANGLGDMAPDIYRMATGPGTLAGGPPGSASAGEAGVTIIWTGTRPEPEDKK; encoded by the coding sequence ATGACAATCAGGCTCCATCAAAAGTTCTGCTCCGCCGCAACCTTCGTCGCATTGTCGGTCCTGTCGCTGTTGCCCTGCCTGGCGTCCTTGCCGTTGAACCCGGACATGGCCGGCCGGCCAACCCACGACTGGATCAAGCGCGATCCGGTCTGGAACCCCGGCGGCGGCGGGGGATGGGTTGCGACCGGCGAGACGCGCAACCTGTACGACGGACGCCGCGTGGTGCAGGAACCCAACGACGCCAACACCCCAACTGTCACCTACACGCGGGGTCCGGACCTGAGCGGGACCCTCGAAGGCGCCGGGGGCATCGGGGGGTTGCTGGCCCGATCGAACGGGTACAATCCCGCCAATGGGTCCTGGAGCACCCACCACTACTACCACGCCGACGGCGGCGGGAACATCACCGCCCTGCTGAACAACCACGCGACCTCGGCGGCGGTCGAGGCGACCTACCGGTACGACCCGTACGGACGGACGCTCTCCCAAAGCGGTGCGATGGCCGATGCCAACACCTATCGGTTCTCCTCAAAGCCGTTTCACCCCGCGATCGGGCTCTACGACTACGGATTCCGATTCTACGACCCCATGCTCCAGCGGTGGATCAACCGGGATCCGATTGGGGAAAGCCTTCTGATATTGGCCTCGCAGGGGAATGGGTCTCGGGCCGTGCCGGCGGAACTTGTAATCGGATCCAACCTTTTTCAGTTCACCGGCAGTGATCCAGTCAACCACGTGGACACAGACGGCCGAATTATAGTTCCTACGTTAATCGTCGGCGCTGCGATCCTAACAGGTTGGGGCCTTTGGGAGCTTGCCGATGCGATACGGAACGCGCAACGGAGTGCGGAGAACGCATCGCAGAATCGGGAGCGTCAGAATGATGCCATTGCGGATCCGCTAACCGCCTACTGCCCGACTAAAAACCAGGCAGTCGCGAATGGCCTGGGCGATATGGCACCGGACATTTACAGGATGGCGACTGGACCAGGGACGCTTGCAGGGGGACCCCCTGGGTCAGCGAGTGCAGGAGAAGCAGGAGTCACGATCATTTGGACAGGTACTCGACCGGAGCCGGAGGATAAGAAATGA